GTTGAAATTAAAAAGAATCCTATATTAATAGGATTCCAGATACGGACGGTATAGAAGAGCTTACTCCCACAGCATAATATTTAATAAATTCTCGTTCTACTCGTCCTGTTTGAAGCGGATTTTTATGGCTTGGATCACTAAGTCGAAGTTTTCGTCGTCAAGACTGGCGAAGGTATCACATATATCGGCTTTGTAGTGCCCATTGTATAGGTTAAACGCCGCCATAACTAATTTGCGTGAACTGCTACTTAAGTCCACTTCTCCGTTTTCCAGGGATTCCGGTTTAATAGAGTGTTCCTTGAAATCATATAGGTGCGTCACTTTTCTGTATAAGTCGTCATTTGATAAGATACGAAATAAGGCCTTACGTTCGACATCAGTTTCAGCGGTCTTGTCCTTGATAAGTAGCTTTGTGTAATTGTCGGTGGACATAGTTTTACCTCAATTCCATTCAATTTTTTAAATAAGAAATACTCTTCAAATTGTACAATTATATTTCATTATAACGTATAACTATAGAATTATGGTGGATTTCGAAAATAAACCAGACTTAAAGTTTAATGTATATTGATTAAATTGCATTAGTGTCTCCATTAACAAAAAAAGAGGCCTAAGCCTCTTTTGTGTTAATGATATCGATGTTGATGGTCAGATAGAATTGATCCTGCCTGACTTTTCGTTTTTTTATTAGTACTAGTAGCTAGATCTTTTCCGGCTTTGCTTACTTTACGAGAAATTCGTTTGCAGTCTTTTTTCCCCATAATCAGGTCACCTCACTTTGCTCTATTTACAGAAGAAAGAGGATAGAATATCAGGAATCACACCAGTTTTTATTTGATAGTCTAAGGCTCCTTTGGATTTGAAAGCCTTTTCTTATGTGCTTTTATCATATCAAAAACACTTAAACAAATCAAGAACAAACGTTCTTTTTTGCTAGTACGGTTATTAATTTGCTAGTT
The window above is part of the uncultured Trichococcus sp. genome. Proteins encoded here:
- a CDS encoding DUF6075 family protein, producing MSTDNYTKLLIKDKTAETDVERKALFRILSNDDLYRKVTHLYDFKEHSIKPESLENGEVDLSSSSRKLVMAAFNLYNGHYKADICDTFASLDDENFDLVIQAIKIRFKQDE